In Onychostoma macrolepis isolate SWU-2019 chromosome 14, ASM1243209v1, whole genome shotgun sequence, a single window of DNA contains:
- the stard15 gene encoding START domain-containing protein 10 — translation MPVQIPDDTDFLSFRDQCESQDGWVARYNKGGVTVWCRDEECKTVQKLKMRIVCKDVTAETLYDVLHDTSYRKKWDTNMIDTFDIGRLTVNADVGYYSWKCPSPLKNRDFVTMRSWLPLGNDYLIINYSVKHPEYPPKKDYVRAVSLLTGYLIQSSGANCCTLYYLTQVDPRGSLPKWVVNRASQLVAPKAMKKIYKACLKYPEWKRKHEPNLKPWRYPEQNTLPCINVADLTVQRADSLENIDESSVSEEKGQHHSDDDET, via the exons ATGCCAGTCCAGATACCGGACGACACCGATTTCTTATCTTTCCGAGATCAATGTGAAAGTCAGGATGGCTGGGTCGCTCGTTATAATAAAGGAGGAGTGACGGTTTGGTGTCGAGACGAGGAGTGCAAAACTGTGCAGAAACTCAAG ATGAGAATCGTGTGCAAGGACGTGACGGCAGAGACTCTCTACGACGTCTTGCACGACACGAGCTACCGGAAAAAATGGGACACCAACATGATCGACACCTTCGATATTGGACGATTGACGGTTAATGCAGATGTAGGATATTATTCCT GGAAATGTCCAAGTCCATTGAAGAACAGAGACTTTGTCACCATGCGGTCATGGCTTCCTCTTGGCAATGACTATCTGATAATCAACTACTCTGTCAAACACCCG GAGTACCCACCAAAGAAGGATTATGTCAGAGCTGTGTCATTACTCACTGGGTACTTGATCCAATCCAGCGGAGCAAACTGCTGCACTCTTTATTACTTGACGCAAGTGGATCCACGAG GGTCTTTACCCAAGTGGGTAGTAAACAGGGCCTCACAATTAGTGGCACCGAAG GCCATGAAAAAGATTTACAAAGCCTGCCTAAAGTACCCAGAGTGGAAGCGGAAACATGAGCCCAATCTGAAGCCGTGGAGATATCCAGAGCAGAACACGCTACCCTGCATCAACGTAGCTGACCTGACAGTGCAGAGAGCAGATTCACTGGAGAACATCGACGAGAGCAGCGTGAGTGAGGAGAAAGGCCAGCACCACAGCGATGATGACGAGACCTAA